Proteins found in one Gemmatimonadota bacterium genomic segment:
- a CDS encoding BamA/TamA family outer membrane protein, with the protein MMCPSSRRPKMPHRLRYILAILCLLATPADALAQGEYFGRNKVQYRDFKWEIITTPHFEIYYYQGEEEAAYDAARMAERSYNRLSRILQHRFSNKIPIILYASHTDFQQTNVLPGFISEGTGGVTEFNKNRILLPFTGSYAELEHVLTHELVHAFQGDVIYGAGPGVSILNPMAFVAPLWFMEGMAEYLSLGRIDAYTHMWLRDAALQGYLPPTIPAMDYSFGVYRFGQALFAYIGDRYGDRKIGEILRKTARMRNVNEAFRSSIGKDIERLSDEWNEHVRKTYLPQIEDYEKPQAFARQLTDVRESRAGLHLAPAISPRGDKLVFISNRSLYNDIYLASAINGEIISKLVEGERSADFESLRFFSTSISWSPDEQYIAFPAKVGARDALYIMDVRRKKVIRRIKVNLDGATSPSWSPDGSKLVFVGLQGGQSDLYVVDAEGGSLKALTRDRYTDRDPVWSPDGRTIAFSTDRGVVTDFRTLTFGYQQLALYDLETGEVEKIPDQIGKSISPQWSADGSKIAFISNRTGVSNIFIRDMENGETYQITNVLTGVTNVTAAGPAISWAQKSDRLVFSALSWGGFDLFAISDPVSLMKEPYDHEKAAKPGASPDAQQLAPPLRTEPPEEIASTDVERSLEETAIGDAEGTSPAVTEDAAPSTSPDASSEAGQPAGNPEREKVTTIQTVLTAPPDTTSAAESAEESAAPGEMPGSPTGSDLLETPQFPFGPIAGGIGPAGELPDTTAWTDGTFTKRKYSPKFGLDYLGGNAGYSTHVGLVGSSVLSFSDILNNHKILVGANVFGSLTDANLLLQYTNLTRRVNWSVAAFQFSYDLLRGYQSPWVSQVTTQINRGVQFYLSRPFSKFNRFELGVQGVNRSRELVDVSFNYFGIRRTRRGSLGSVNFIQPTAALVTDHTLYGPTGPIAGARGRVEVTPTFGELQFTRVFVDYRAYYNVLQRYAFAFRLYGLSSDGRDQELYPFGGPFNFRGADYWSVWGSKVALVNAEFRFPLIEVLAFGWPLPLAFQQIRGSLFVDAGATWDQTTSSTQANQYAGYPNVGQFVDGGLVRDNGLGPRTMEELSGGPLAVAYGIGMRSRVGFLILKFDIARQFDLGRRPAWYNNENLANVPRGLESEFPGTRSYRLRHALNDTQFFFTIGADF; encoded by the coding sequence ATGATGTGTCCATCCTCAAGGAGACCGAAAATGCCACATCGGTTGCGGTATATACTGGCGATTCTGTGCCTGCTGGCCACGCCTGCGGACGCGCTCGCGCAGGGAGAATACTTCGGTCGGAACAAGGTCCAGTACCGCGACTTCAAGTGGGAAATCATCACCACGCCCCACTTCGAAATCTACTACTACCAGGGAGAGGAAGAGGCCGCCTACGATGCCGCCCGGATGGCGGAGCGTTCGTATAACCGCCTGAGCCGTATCCTGCAGCACCGGTTCAGCAACAAGATCCCGATCATCCTGTACGCCTCCCATACCGATTTCCAGCAGACCAACGTCCTGCCCGGCTTTATCAGCGAGGGCACCGGCGGCGTGACGGAGTTTAACAAGAACCGCATACTGCTGCCCTTCACGGGATCCTACGCGGAACTGGAACACGTACTCACCCACGAACTCGTTCACGCCTTCCAGGGAGACGTGATCTACGGCGCGGGCCCGGGGGTCTCCATCCTGAATCCCATGGCCTTCGTCGCCCCGCTGTGGTTCATGGAGGGCATGGCCGAATACCTGTCGCTCGGCCGCATCGACGCCTATACCCACATGTGGCTGCGCGACGCGGCGCTGCAGGGCTATCTGCCCCCGACCATCCCCGCCATGGACTACAGTTTCGGCGTCTACCGGTTCGGCCAGGCGCTGTTCGCCTACATCGGCGACCGGTATGGAGATCGGAAGATCGGCGAGATACTCCGCAAGACCGCCCGCATGCGGAACGTGAACGAAGCCTTCCGCTCGTCCATCGGCAAGGACATCGAAAGGCTGTCCGACGAGTGGAACGAGCATGTGCGCAAGACCTATCTGCCGCAGATCGAGGATTACGAAAAGCCGCAGGCCTTCGCCCGTCAGCTGACCGACGTCCGGGAATCCAGGGCGGGCCTGCATCTCGCCCCGGCGATTTCACCGCGGGGCGACAAGCTGGTCTTCATTTCCAACCGGAGCCTGTACAACGATATCTACCTGGCCTCCGCCATCAACGGCGAGATCATCTCCAAGTTGGTCGAAGGCGAGCGCTCGGCCGATTTCGAGTCCCTCCGGTTCTTTTCCACGTCCATTTCCTGGTCGCCCGATGAGCAGTACATCGCCTTCCCGGCCAAGGTGGGGGCGCGGGACGCCCTGTATATAATGGACGTCAGAAGGAAGAAGGTGATCCGGCGCATCAAGGTCAACCTCGACGGCGCCACGTCGCCGAGCTGGTCGCCGGACGGCAGCAAGCTGGTCTTCGTCGGGCTCCAGGGAGGGCAGTCCGACCTGTACGTGGTGGATGCCGAGGGCGGGAGCCTGAAGGCCCTTACCCGGGACCGGTACACGGACCGGGACCCCGTATGGTCGCCGGACGGCAGGACGATCGCCTTTTCCACGGACCGGGGCGTCGTGACCGATTTCCGAACGCTCACCTTCGGATACCAGCAGCTGGCGCTGTATGACCTGGAAACGGGAGAGGTCGAGAAGATCCCGGACCAGATCGGCAAGAGCATTTCACCGCAGTGGTCGGCGGACGGCAGCAAAATCGCGTTTATTTCCAATCGCACCGGCGTGTCCAACATATTCATCCGGGACATGGAGAACGGCGAGACCTACCAGATCACCAACGTACTGACCGGGGTGACCAATGTAACCGCCGCCGGTCCCGCCATCAGCTGGGCGCAGAAGTCGGACCGCCTGGTCTTCTCCGCCCTGTCCTGGGGGGGGTTCGACCTGTTTGCCATCAGCGACCCGGTGTCGTTGATGAAGGAACCTTACGACCACGAAAAGGCGGCGAAGCCCGGTGCGTCGCCCGATGCGCAGCAACTGGCGCCGCCCTTGAGAACCGAACCGCCGGAAGAAATCGCTTCCACGGACGTGGAAAGATCATTGGAAGAAACCGCTATCGGGGACGCGGAGGGTACTTCGCCGGCAGTGACGGAGGACGCCGCGCCATCCACTTCGCCGGACGCCTCATCCGAGGCGGGACAACCGGCCGGGAACCCGGAACGGGAAAAGGTGACCACGATCCAGACCGTGCTTACCGCGCCGCCGGACACGACGTCCGCCGCGGAGTCCGCTGAGGAGTCGGCCGCGCCCGGGGAGATGCCCGGATCGCCGACGGGTTCCGACCTCCTGGAGACGCCGCAGTTCCCGTTCGGGCCCATAGCCGGGGGCATCGGTCCTGCGGGCGAGTTGCCGGATACCACCGCGTGGACCGACGGTACGTTCACGAAAAGGAAATACTCCCCCAAATTCGGGCTGGACTACCTGGGGGGGAACGCCGGGTACTCCACGCACGTCGGACTCGTGGGCAGTTCCGTCCTTTCCTTCAGCGACATACTGAACAACCACAAGATACTCGTCGGTGCCAACGTTTTCGGATCCCTGACGGACGCGAACCTGCTGCTCCAGTACACCAATCTGACACGGCGCGTCAACTGGAGCGTGGCGGCATTCCAGTTCAGCTACGACCTGCTCCGCGGCTACCAGAGTCCCTGGGTTTCCCAGGTGACCACCCAGATCAACCGCGGCGTCCAGTTCTACCTGAGCCGTCCTTTCAGCAAGTTCAACCGGTTCGAACTGGGGGTCCAGGGCGTCAACCGATCCCGTGAACTGGTGGACGTCAGTTTCAATTACTTCGGCATCCGGCGGACCAGGCGGGGTAGCCTGGGAAGCGTCAACTTCATCCAGCCCACCGCCGCCCTGGTCACGGATCACACGCTGTACGGACCAACCGGCCCGATCGCCGGCGCCCGTGGCCGCGTCGAAGTGACGCCGACTTTCGGCGAGTTGCAGTTCACGCGGGTCTTCGTCGACTACCGCGCCTACTACAACGTCCTGCAGCGTTACGCCTTCGCCTTCCGCCTGTACGGACTGAGCAGCGACGGGCGGGACCAGGAACTGTATCCATTCGGCGGTCCTTTCAACTTCCGCGGGGCGGACTACTGGTCCGTCTGGGGGAGCAAGGTCGCGCTGGTCAACGCCGAGTTCCGGTTCCCCCTGATCGAGGTCCTCGCCTTCGGCTGGCCGCTGCCGCTGGCCTTTCAGCAGATCCGCGGTTCGTTGTTCGTGGACGCGGGCGCCACCTGGGACCAGACCACCAGTTCCACTCAGGCCAACCAGTATGCCGGCTATCCCAACGTGGGCCAATTCGTCGACGGCGGCCTGGTGCGGGACAACGGCCTGGGGCCGCGCACGATGGAAGAGCTGTCGGGCGGGCCGCTCGCGGTGGCCTACGGCATCGGCATGCGCTCGCGTGTCGGCTTCCTGATCCTGAAGTTCGATATCGCCCGACAATTCGACCTGGGAAGACGGCCTGCATGGTACAACAACGAAAACCTGGCCAATGTTCCCCGTGGGCTTGAGTCCGAGTTCCCGGGCACGCGTTCGTACCGGCTGAGGCATGCGCTGAACGACACCCAGTTCTTCTTTACGATAGGAGCCGATTTCTAG
- a CDS encoding ferredoxin--NADP reductase, translating to MHTSEEITALREQHYNATLTEIQELNPELWIIRVKPDEELPPYKPGQYTTLGLGDWEPTNDPEHNEDVNENLKTKLVRRAYSMSFPMYEDDPRQLMDPADMDYYEFYITLVARDGEEGQDPSLTPRLWMLKEGDRLWMGPKVTGHYTLEHVGPDDQVIFAATGTGEAPHNCMIAELMRNGHGPEIISVVCVRYARDLGYQSTNERLEHLHPNYHYITLTTREAHNLNRKVYIQDLVRTGEMEEQTGIVLDPVRTHVYICGNPDMIGVPNYTREGDKSYPSPTGMVELLESRGFKADHRRDKGNIHFEEYW from the coding sequence ATGCATACGTCAGAAGAGATCACGGCCTTAAGGGAGCAACACTATAACGCCACGTTGACCGAAATCCAGGAACTGAACCCCGAACTTTGGATCATCCGGGTGAAACCGGACGAAGAACTTCCGCCGTACAAGCCCGGACAGTACACCACGCTCGGCCTGGGCGACTGGGAACCCACCAACGATCCCGAACATAACGAAGACGTTAACGAGAACCTCAAGACTAAGCTCGTCCGCCGCGCCTACTCCATGTCATTTCCCATGTACGAGGACGATCCCCGCCAATTGATGGATCCGGCGGACATGGACTACTACGAGTTCTACATCACGCTCGTGGCCCGCGACGGCGAGGAAGGCCAGGACCCCTCCCTCACGCCGAGGCTGTGGATGCTGAAGGAAGGCGACCGCCTCTGGATGGGTCCGAAGGTGACCGGCCATTACACCCTTGAACACGTTGGTCCGGACGACCAGGTCATCTTCGCCGCGACCGGCACCGGCGAGGCGCCCCACAACTGCATGATCGCCGAACTGATGCGCAACGGCCACGGACCGGAGATCATTTCGGTGGTGTGCGTGCGATACGCCCGGGACCTGGGTTACCAATCCACCAACGAACGCCTGGAACACCTGCATCCAAACTACCATTACATCACGCTGACCACCCGGGAAGCCCACAACCTCAACCGCAAGGTGTATATACAGGATCTGGTAAGGACCGGGGAAATGGAGGAGCAGACCGGTATCGTCCTGGATCCTGTAAGGACCCACGTGTACATCTGCGGAAACCCCGACATGATCGGCGTGCCCAACTATACCAGGGAGGGCGACAAGTCGTACCCCTCGCCCACCGGGATGGTGGAGCTACTCGAATCCCGTGGATTCAAGGCGGATCATCGCAGGGACAAGGGCAACATTCACTTCGAAGAATACTGGTAG
- a CDS encoding zinc-binding dehydrogenase encodes MQTLTLDTEGNPEVSSGPVPACNDEDVLVKVRACVLSRRSAANNGADPPSTANGAHGAISRSFTGVIESTGRRVDSPRRRVDSLGRGDRVVACLTDGGFSEYRSVPASQAVKLPHGVSYEEGAIAGLMPTVLKGMERADVKGSTVFVCGLGTTGLLGTQVASISGAAAVIASDLHAKRLQRAADTGADTLINASTEDVHRRVMDRTGGQGVDVCLECAGSGASFSQCAAVLRPGGKLVVLKADSHSVSIDMREWSERSLQLIMGHEQPFETPYLVDRGLKLVGIGAVKLRPLLTHVFPAHRAAEALELIDGHPDLAVEVALIWG; translated from the coding sequence ATGCAAACACTGACGCTGGATACGGAAGGCAATCCCGAGGTATCCAGCGGGCCCGTGCCGGCCTGCAACGACGAGGACGTACTGGTCAAGGTCCGGGCATGCGTGCTGTCGCGCCGGAGTGCCGCAAATAACGGCGCCGATCCGCCATCAACCGCCAACGGCGCCCACGGGGCCATCAGCCGGAGCTTCACGGGCGTCATCGAGTCCACCGGCCGGCGTGTGGATTCGCCTAGACGGCGCGTTGATTCGCTCGGCCGGGGCGACCGGGTCGTTGCCTGCCTTACCGATGGCGGCTTTTCGGAATACCGCAGCGTGCCTGCGAGCCAGGCCGTAAAGTTGCCGCACGGCGTCAGTTACGAAGAAGGCGCCATCGCCGGCCTGATGCCGACGGTACTCAAGGGCATGGAACGGGCCGACGTGAAGGGCAGCACCGTTTTCGTCTGCGGCCTGGGGACCACCGGGTTGCTGGGAACGCAGGTGGCGTCCATATCGGGCGCCGCGGCCGTGATCGCGTCGGACCTGCACGCGAAGCGCCTGCAGCGGGCGGCGGATACCGGCGCGGACACCCTGATCAATGCCTCTACGGAGGACGTCCATCGCCGTGTCATGGACCGGACCGGCGGCCAGGGTGTGGACGTCTGCCTCGAATGCGCCGGCAGCGGGGCATCCTTTTCCCAGTGCGCAGCGGTATTGCGGCCGGGCGGAAAGCTCGTCGTCCTGAAAGCCGATTCCCACTCCGTATCCATCGACATGCGGGAATGGTCGGAGCGGTCCCTGCAGCTGATCATGGGACACGAACAGCCCTTCGAAACCCCCTACCTGGTGGACCGGGGGCTGAAACTCGTGGGCATCGGCGCCGTCAAGCTGCGTCCCCTGCTGACCCACGTATTCCCCGCCCATCGCGCCGCCGAAGCCCTTGAACTGATCGACGGCCACCCTGACCTGGCCGTCGAAGTCGCGCTGATATGGGGGTAG